One window from the genome of Halomicrobium zhouii encodes:
- a CDS encoding family 43 glycosylhydrolase: MTDSHDDPQIERRSVLKSLGAGALGAAGAAVSTGSATADPSDTHYHNPLYGPDFADPTIHRADDGTYWTYASNMSYNDDADERLVPILSSQDLVNWTDEGDAFDSRPGWLYGSIWAPDVHYHDGQWVLFYSLWPRGDDDSQVPGIGVATSDTPDGPFTDHGEILSNPDHPYPGNTIDPYFVYQNGTPYLFWANFAGVYVVELTPDLQDFHSGTFDQIAGSAYEGTVIFQRGDYWYFFGSTGDCCDGFDSTYEIEVGRSENFLGPYHDMNGTPILDRDEWNAGPTHLGDNDRFVAPGHGDVTVADDGSWWFVYHAYDTQGPEFAGEYGWPPARQLFLDPIQWENGWPVIGCDGTPSLEMPNPGQGGYCGGGGSGGDGGSGGDGGSGGSGGSGGGSISTGTYRITNVNSGLFLEVASAGTSDGDNVRQYSDTGHACQTWDVSQNDDGTYTLANGHSGLFLEVASASTDQGANVRQYSDTNHACQTWDVVDNGDGTYRLVNGHSGHVADVEDSSTSDGGNVIQYGWWEGDNQKWYFDPV, encoded by the coding sequence ATGACAGACAGTCATGACGATCCGCAGATAGAGCGACGTAGCGTCCTGAAATCACTCGGCGCAGGGGCACTCGGTGCGGCCGGGGCGGCCGTCTCGACCGGTTCGGCGACGGCAGACCCGAGCGATACCCACTACCACAACCCGCTGTACGGACCGGACTTCGCCGACCCGACGATCCATCGGGCCGACGACGGGACCTATTGGACGTACGCTTCGAACATGAGCTACAACGACGACGCCGACGAGCGGCTGGTGCCCATCCTCTCCTCGCAGGACCTGGTCAACTGGACGGACGAGGGGGACGCGTTCGACTCCAGGCCCGGGTGGCTGTACGGGTCGATCTGGGCGCCGGACGTTCACTACCACGACGGCCAGTGGGTGCTGTTTTACTCCCTCTGGCCGCGAGGGGACGACGACAGTCAGGTGCCAGGCATCGGCGTCGCGACGTCCGACACGCCCGACGGCCCATTCACGGACCACGGGGAGATCCTCTCCAACCCGGACCACCCCTACCCGGGCAACACCATCGACCCGTACTTCGTCTACCAGAACGGGACGCCGTACCTCTTCTGGGCCAACTTCGCCGGCGTCTACGTGGTGGAACTCACCCCCGATCTCCAGGACTTCCACTCGGGGACGTTCGACCAGATCGCCGGGAGCGCCTACGAGGGGACGGTCATCTTCCAGCGGGGCGACTACTGGTACTTCTTCGGCTCGACCGGCGACTGCTGTGACGGGTTCGACAGCACGTACGAGATCGAAGTCGGGCGCTCGGAGAACTTCCTCGGGCCGTACCACGACATGAACGGGACCCCGATACTCGACCGCGACGAGTGGAACGCGGGTCCGACGCACCTCGGGGACAACGATCGCTTCGTCGCGCCGGGTCACGGCGACGTGACGGTCGCGGACGACGGCTCCTGGTGGTTCGTCTATCACGCCTACGACACCCAGGGCCCGGAGTTCGCTGGCGAGTACGGCTGGCCGCCCGCGCGCCAGCTCTTCCTGGACCCGATCCAGTGGGAGAACGGCTGGCCGGTGATCGGCTGCGACGGCACGCCGTCCCTCGAGATGCCCAATCCCGGCCAGGGCGGCTACTGCGGTGGCGGTGGCAGTGGCGGCGACGGTGGAAGCGGCGGCGACGGTGGTAGCGGAGGAAGCGGCGGCAGCGGTGGCGGTTCGATTTCGACCGGCACTTACCGGATAACGAACGTCAACAGCGGCCTGTTTCTGGAAGTCGCCAGCGCCGGAACGAGTGACGGCGACAACGTCCGGCAGTACTCGGACACGGGTCACGCGTGCCAGACCTGGGACGTGAGCCAGAACGACGACGGGACCTACACCCTGGCAAACGGCCACAGCGGCCTGTTCCTGGAAGTCGCGAGCGCCTCGACCGACCAGGGGGCGAACGTCCGGCAGTACTCGGACACGAATCACGCGTGTCAGACCTGGGACGTCGTCGACAACGGTGACGGGACCTATCGACTGGTCAACGGCCACAGCGGCCACGTGGCCGACGTCGAAGACTCCTCGACGAGCGACGGCGGGAACGTCATCCAGTACGGCTGGTGGGAGGGCGACAACCAGAAGTGGTACTTCGACCCGGTCTGA
- a CDS encoding O-acetylhomoserine aminocarboxypropyltransferase/cysteine synthase family protein encodes MTNDDAQGFGTRCVHSGQAEPDSATRARAPPIYQTSSYVFEDAQHAADLYSLAEDGNVYSRFDNPTVAMLEQRIADLEGGTAAVATGAGMAALDAGTSILASAGDNIVSAASIYGGTHGYMRTIGARRGIEARFVDTLDPEAYAEAIDDDTAYVHFETIGNPSLVVPPIEEIVEVAHERDVPVFVDNTFGTPYLCNPLDYGVDVIWESTTKWIHGSGTTVGGVLVDGGSFPWGDHPEKYPELGGESPGFQGVNFSEQYGDQAFAMAAKQRSVRNLGDGQKPFDAWATLQGLETLKLRMDQHCSNALAVAEFLEDHPDVAWVTYPGLDDHETHEAARKYLDGGFGGIVTFGLEGGYEASRRFCEEVELASFLANIGDAKTLVIHPASTTHAQQSEEEQRESGVTPDLVRCSVGIEESQDIVADFEQAIGRVN; translated from the coding sequence ATGACCAACGACGACGCCCAGGGGTTCGGGACGCGCTGTGTCCACTCGGGCCAGGCCGAGCCCGACTCCGCCACGCGCGCTCGCGCGCCCCCCATCTACCAGACGAGTTCGTACGTCTTCGAGGACGCCCAGCACGCGGCGGACCTGTACTCGCTCGCAGAGGACGGCAACGTCTACTCCCGGTTCGACAACCCGACCGTGGCGATGCTGGAACAGCGCATCGCCGACCTCGAAGGAGGGACGGCCGCCGTCGCGACCGGCGCGGGGATGGCCGCCCTCGACGCGGGGACCTCCATCCTCGCGAGCGCGGGCGACAATATCGTCTCGGCGGCGTCTATCTACGGCGGCACCCACGGCTACATGCGGACCATCGGCGCGCGCCGGGGGATCGAGGCACGCTTCGTCGACACGCTCGACCCCGAGGCCTACGCCGAGGCCATCGACGACGACACCGCCTACGTCCACTTCGAGACCATCGGCAACCCCTCGCTCGTGGTGCCGCCCATCGAGGAGATCGTCGAAGTCGCCCACGAGCGCGACGTTCCGGTGTTCGTCGACAACACCTTCGGGACGCCGTATCTCTGTAACCCCCTCGACTACGGCGTCGACGTCATCTGGGAGTCGACGACGAAGTGGATCCACGGGTCTGGAACGACGGTGGGCGGCGTCCTCGTCGACGGCGGCAGTTTCCCCTGGGGCGACCACCCCGAGAAGTACCCCGAACTCGGCGGCGAGAGCCCCGGCTTCCAGGGCGTCAACTTCTCCGAGCAGTACGGCGACCAGGCGTTCGCCATGGCGGCCAAGCAGCGCTCGGTGCGCAACCTCGGCGACGGCCAGAAGCCCTTCGACGCCTGGGCGACGCTGCAGGGACTGGAGACCCTGAAGCTCCGGATGGACCAGCACTGCTCGAACGCGCTGGCCGTCGCGGAGTTCCTCGAGGACCACCCAGACGTCGCCTGGGTCACCTACCCCGGGCTGGACGACCACGAGACCCACGAGGCGGCCCGGAAGTACCTCGACGGGGGGTTCGGTGGCATCGTCACCTTCGGGCTGGAGGGCGGCTACGAGGCCAGTCGGCGCTTCTGCGAGGAGGTCGAACTGGCCTCCTTCCTCGCGAACATCGGCGACGCGAAGACGCTGGTCATCCACCCGGCCTCGACCACGCACGCCCAGCAGTCGGAGGAAGAACAGCGCGAGAGCGGCGTCACGCCCGACCTGGTCAGATGTAGCGTCGGCATCGAAGAGTCCCAGGACATCGTCGCAGACTTCGAGCAGGCTATCGGACGGGTGAACTGA
- the metX gene encoding homoserine O-acetyltransferase MetX, with the protein MEVEHDTVSLGEFEFECGETIPDLEIEYEAYGEFTGDNAVLVCHALTGSAHVAGTHRSDTGGQARAWWDDIVGAGKAVDTTEYYVVCANVPGSCYGSTGPASENPETGEPYGTDFPPVTVGDWTEAQRALLDELGVPHLHAVVGGSVGGMNVLEWATRHPDHVERIVPIAAAARLDTQCLAIDAVARRAITTDEDWNGGDYYGEDRPNPKDGLALARQLGHVMYLSKASMERKFGRRAAGRDAVRSFPADPAANFFPYRDVESYLDYQAEKFVERFDANSYLYLTRAMDNYDLSSGFESDADALAAFEGEALVMSFTGDWHFTTQQAESLADSLRSADVEAAHHVVDSDHGHDAFLVEPDHVGPPVADFLEAGVAGNAVTDTAGDEEEGESDFAPVHTSLFS; encoded by the coding sequence ATGGAGGTCGAACACGACACGGTCTCGCTCGGCGAGTTCGAGTTCGAGTGCGGGGAGACGATCCCCGACCTGGAGATCGAGTACGAGGCCTACGGCGAGTTCACTGGCGACAACGCGGTGCTGGTCTGTCACGCCCTCACGGGGAGCGCCCACGTCGCGGGTACTCACCGCAGCGACACCGGCGGCCAGGCCCGCGCCTGGTGGGACGACATCGTCGGCGCCGGGAAGGCCGTCGACACCACCGAGTACTACGTCGTCTGCGCGAACGTCCCCGGCTCCTGTTACGGCTCGACCGGGCCCGCGAGCGAGAACCCCGAGACGGGCGAGCCCTACGGTACCGACTTCCCGCCCGTGACGGTCGGCGACTGGACCGAGGCCCAGCGCGCGCTGCTGGACGAACTCGGCGTCCCCCACCTCCACGCCGTCGTTGGCGGGTCCGTCGGCGGGATGAACGTCCTCGAGTGGGCGACGCGCCACCCCGACCACGTCGAGCGCATCGTCCCCATCGCCGCGGCGGCCCGTCTCGACACGCAGTGTCTCGCCATCGACGCCGTCGCCCGCCGGGCCATCACCACCGACGAGGACTGGAACGGTGGCGACTACTACGGCGAGGACCGGCCGAACCCGAAAGACGGGCTGGCACTGGCGCGACAACTGGGCCACGTCATGTACCTCTCGAAGGCCAGCATGGAGCGGAAGTTCGGCCGCCGCGCCGCCGGCCGGGACGCCGTCCGGTCGTTCCCCGCCGACCCGGCCGCGAACTTCTTCCCCTACCGGGACGTCGAGAGCTACCTCGACTACCAGGCCGAGAAGTTCGTCGAGCGCTTCGACGCCAACAGCTACCTCTACCTGACGCGCGCGATGGACAACTACGACCTGTCCTCGGGCTTCGAGTCCGACGCCGACGCGCTGGCCGCCTTCGAGGGCGAGGCGCTGGTGATGTCCTTTACCGGCGACTGGCACTTCACCACCCAGCAGGCCGAGTCGCTGGCCGACAGCCTCCGGAGCGCGGACGTGGAGGCGGCCCACCACGTCGTCGACTCGGACCACGGCCACGACGCCTTCCTCGTCGAACCCGACCACGTCGGCCCGCCGGTGGCGGACTTCCTCGAAGCGGGCGTCGCCGGCAACGCCGTAACGGACACTGCTGGCGACGAGGAGGAGGGCGAGAGCGACTTCGCCCCGGTGCACACCAGTCTGTTCTCCTGA
- a CDS encoding DUF7544 domain-containing protein, giving the protein MALYALDDVDDAYAVTRAFLTSIDRTTWLKLALIVFFVGGAGANFPGTSFSGANGGEPGAPPAEEFPAFDPGPDFWLLVGAVVLVLVALALALFFVAAVMEFVFVESLRTEDVSIREYWGRYWRKGLRLFGFRLVVGLLFLAPFLAVMALFFAPVALGTGGFAAPVLALVVLLPVVFVLAIVVGLVDSFTTNFVVPIMLLEDRGVVDGWRRLWPTIKSQWKQYLAYAVAAWILSLVGGVLIAVVAGILVAVLFVPFGILLAVGIGLLSVLEPVGIAWLVVTGLLFALAALVVALLVTVPVQTYLRYYALLVLGDVDADLDIIPEQRAAVRSDVESGGDGDAL; this is encoded by the coding sequence ATGGCACTGTACGCGCTGGACGACGTCGACGACGCCTACGCGGTGACGCGGGCGTTCCTCACGAGCATCGACCGCACGACGTGGCTCAAACTCGCGCTGATCGTCTTCTTCGTCGGTGGCGCGGGCGCCAACTTCCCGGGGACGAGTTTCTCGGGGGCCAACGGCGGGGAACCGGGTGCGCCGCCCGCCGAGGAGTTCCCGGCGTTCGACCCCGGTCCGGACTTCTGGCTGCTCGTCGGCGCCGTCGTCCTCGTTCTCGTGGCCCTCGCGCTGGCGCTGTTCTTCGTCGCCGCGGTGATGGAGTTCGTCTTCGTCGAGTCGCTCCGGACGGAGGACGTCTCGATCCGCGAGTACTGGGGCCGCTACTGGCGCAAGGGACTCCGTCTGTTCGGCTTCCGTCTGGTCGTCGGGCTGCTGTTCTTGGCGCCGTTCCTCGCCGTGATGGCACTGTTCTTCGCGCCCGTGGCACTCGGCACAGGCGGCTTCGCCGCGCCCGTCCTCGCGCTGGTGGTCCTCCTGCCGGTCGTCTTCGTCCTGGCTATCGTCGTCGGACTGGTCGACAGCTTCACCACGAACTTCGTCGTCCCGATCATGCTACTCGAGGACCGCGGCGTCGTCGACGGCTGGCGGCGCCTCTGGCCCACTATCAAAAGCCAGTGGAAGCAGTACCTGGCCTACGCCGTCGCGGCCTGGATCCTCTCGCTCGTCGGCGGCGTCCTGATCGCCGTGGTGGCCGGCATCCTGGTCGCCGTCCTGTTCGTCCCCTTCGGCATCCTCCTCGCGGTCGGCATCGGCCTGCTGTCGGTCCTCGAACCGGTCGGCATCGCCTGGCTCGTCGTGACGGGGCTGCTGTTCGCTCTGGCCGCCCTCGTGGTCGCGTTGCTGGTCACGGTCCCGGTCCAGACGTACCTCCGCTACTACGCGCTGCTCGTGCTCGGCGACGTCGACGCGGACCTCGACATCATTCCCGAACAGCGTGCAGCCGTCCGCTCCGACGTCGAGTCGGGCGGTGACGGCGACGCACTCTGA
- a CDS encoding DUF7130 family rubredoxin-like protein, giving the protein MADDHETAQELGIGFGETVYSEDGVALGTIRGFDEHGFYVTQEDGIEALSSEHVTPGRSGEGELMWRCWNCGEMGEIEDIPQECPNCGAPKEEIYYWTED; this is encoded by the coding sequence ATGGCAGACGACCACGAAACCGCTCAGGAACTGGGCATCGGCTTCGGCGAGACGGTGTACTCCGAGGACGGCGTCGCGCTCGGGACGATACGGGGCTTCGACGAACACGGCTTCTACGTCACCCAGGAGGACGGCATCGAGGCGCTGTCCAGCGAGCACGTCACCCCCGGCCGCTCCGGCGAAGGCGAACTGATGTGGCGCTGCTGGAACTGCGGCGAGATGGGCGAAATCGAGGACATCCCCCAGGAGTGTCCCAACTGCGGCGCGCCGAAGGAGGAGATATACTACTGGACGGAGGACTAG
- a CDS encoding ketopantoate reductase family protein: protein MNVVVFGAGSLGSLVGGLLAREHDVTLVGRDPHVSAVREGGLRVSGAFEFTTSPSATTSVPDAADLAVVTVKAYDTPEAAAALVDCDLGSCLSLQNGMGNEATLAAQLECPVLAGTCTYGARLAEPGHVACTGVGEVALGPREGGSSTVADEVGVAFDDAGIETVVADDVHRRLWEKLAVNAGINATTALARVENGALVDGPGGDVAAASAREVARVAREQGVDLSDEPVVSRVASVAADTAANRSSMLQDVDSGSRTEVDAINGYVVDAAAGEAVPVNRTLTALVRAWERERGLR, encoded by the coding sequence ATGAACGTCGTCGTCTTCGGCGCAGGAAGTCTGGGAAGCCTGGTCGGCGGACTACTCGCCCGGGAGCACGACGTCACGCTCGTCGGGCGGGACCCGCACGTCTCCGCGGTTCGGGAGGGCGGACTTCGCGTCTCCGGTGCGTTCGAGTTCACCACGTCGCCATCGGCGACGACCAGCGTTCCCGACGCCGCGGACCTCGCTGTCGTCACCGTAAAAGCGTACGACACCCCCGAAGCCGCCGCGGCGCTGGTCGACTGCGACCTCGGTAGCTGCCTCTCGCTCCAGAACGGGATGGGTAACGAGGCGACGCTCGCCGCGCAGCTGGAGTGTCCGGTCCTCGCGGGGACGTGCACCTACGGCGCTCGCCTCGCGGAACCCGGCCACGTCGCGTGTACCGGCGTGGGGGAGGTCGCACTCGGCCCGCGCGAGGGCGGCTCCTCGACCGTCGCGGACGAGGTTGGGGTGGCCTTCGACGACGCCGGCATCGAGACCGTCGTCGCCGACGACGTGCACCGGCGGCTCTGGGAGAAACTGGCCGTCAACGCCGGGATCAACGCGACCACGGCGCTGGCTCGCGTCGAGAACGGAGCCCTGGTCGACGGGCCGGGTGGCGACGTCGCCGCGGCGTCGGCCAGGGAAGTCGCTCGCGTCGCGCGCGAGCAGGGAGTCGACCTCTCCGACGAACCCGTCGTCTCACGCGTGGCGTCCGTCGCGGCCGACACCGCGGCGAATCGCTCGTCGATGCTCCAGGACGTCGACTCGGGGTCCAGGACGGAGGTCGACGCCATCAACGGCTACGTCGTCGACGCCGCGGCGGGCGAAGCGGTCCCGGTCAACCGGACGCTGACCGCGCTCGTCCGCGCGTGGGAGCGGGAGCGAGGGCTCCGCTGA
- a CDS encoding preprotein translocase subunit SecD family protein: MQCSRRDTIALLSSTALLGTAGCMQGSSDEPETNGTAGESGTAATADGSEQTPASALFATVSGPDGEQTFFQKDTVANVGDVREQPDSDGYELAATLTDGGTDSASEALQATGAAEAPDDATITVTVDGEEASTYAVAPSLAESVTEDDWDGLLLMQFEDEETAKTVKTKIEES, translated from the coding sequence ATGCAGTGTTCCCGCAGAGACACGATAGCCCTCCTCTCCAGTACAGCCCTCCTCGGAACCGCCGGTTGCATGCAGGGGTCGTCCGACGAACCCGAAACGAACGGGACGGCCGGCGAATCGGGGACGGCGGCGACGGCCGACGGGTCGGAACAGACGCCGGCCAGCGCCCTATTTGCCACCGTCTCGGGACCCGACGGCGAACAGACCTTCTTCCAGAAGGACACCGTGGCGAACGTCGGCGACGTCCGCGAGCAACCGGATTCCGACGGCTACGAACTCGCAGCCACGCTCACCGACGGGGGAACCGACAGCGCGAGCGAGGCGCTCCAGGCGACCGGGGCCGCCGAAGCCCCCGACGACGCCACGATTACGGTGACGGTCGACGGTGAGGAAGCGAGTACGTACGCAGTGGCGCCGAGCCTCGCAGAGAGTGTCACCGAGGACGACTGGGACGGACTCCTCCTCATGCAGTTCGAGGACGAAGAGACCGCGAAAACCGTCAAGACCAAAATCGAGGAAAGCTGA
- a CDS encoding lysylphosphatidylglycerol synthase transmembrane domain-containing protein, producing the protein MSDQGGALLDYADRKTVLQISGGFAVAGLVLVLLVDFVGTADVVDGLLGADPGWIALGCLSTLLCLAAWGKSWQIVLAVSGVSVPYRRLLVTYFAATFANYVTPLGQAGGEPFIAYVLSRDTEASYEESLASVVTADTLNLLPFFTFAGVGFATLLWQSSLPASVRPFAGMLAVLAVGLPIFGVVGWRFRRRIGHAVHRLLSPALRRLPVVTPAGVLHRMRELNEAFQRIARDRWALVRALGFAYVGWVFFALPLFAAAEAVGATIPLLLVMFIVPASTLAGLAPSPGGSGAVSGLLVVLILALTTVSSGSTATTVALLYRVESYVFALVVGGAAAVYVLKRN; encoded by the coding sequence GTGTCCGACCAGGGCGGGGCCCTCCTCGACTACGCCGACCGGAAGACCGTCCTCCAGATATCCGGCGGCTTCGCCGTCGCGGGGCTCGTCCTCGTCCTGCTCGTCGACTTCGTCGGGACGGCCGACGTCGTCGACGGACTCCTCGGGGCCGATCCCGGCTGGATCGCCCTGGGCTGTCTCTCGACGCTGCTGTGTCTGGCCGCCTGGGGCAAGTCCTGGCAGATCGTCCTCGCAGTCTCCGGCGTGAGCGTCCCGTACCGGCGGCTCCTCGTGACGTACTTCGCGGCCACGTTCGCCAACTACGTCACCCCGCTGGGACAGGCCGGCGGCGAACCGTTCATCGCCTACGTCCTCTCCCGGGACACCGAGGCCAGCTACGAGGAGAGCCTCGCCAGCGTGGTCACCGCGGACACGCTGAACCTGCTCCCGTTCTTCACCTTCGCCGGCGTCGGGTTCGCCACGCTGCTGTGGCAGTCCAGCCTCCCCGCATCGGTACGCCCCTTCGCCGGGATGCTCGCCGTCCTCGCGGTGGGACTCCCTATCTTTGGCGTCGTGGGCTGGCGCTTCCGCCGTCGGATCGGCCACGCAGTACACCGGTTGCTCTCCCCCGCCCTCCGGCGGTTGCCCGTGGTGACGCCCGCGGGCGTTCTCCACCGGATGCGGGAGCTGAACGAGGCGTTCCAGCGGATCGCTCGCGACCGCTGGGCGCTCGTCCGCGCCCTCGGGTTCGCCTACGTCGGCTGGGTCTTCTTCGCCCTCCCGCTGTTCGCCGCCGCCGAGGCCGTCGGGGCGACCATCCCGCTGTTGCTCGTCATGTTCATCGTCCCCGCCAGTACGCTCGCGGGACTGGCGCCCTCACCGGGCGGCAGCGGCGCGGTGTCCGGGCTCCTCGTCGTCCTCATCCTCGCGCTGACGACCGTCTCGTCCGGGTCGACGGCGACCACCGTCGCCCTGCTCTACCGCGTCGAGAGCTACGTGTTCGCGCTGGTCGTCGGCGGGGCCGCCGCGGTGTACGTCCTGAAGCGGAACTGA
- a CDS encoding sulfatase, with product MTDTDGTNVLFVVLDTVRKDHLSVYGYEEPTTPHLAEFAEEAAVFENAVAPAPWTLPVHASLFTGLYPSEHGATQETPYLEGATTLAESLSAAGYDTACYSSNAWITSYTNLTDGFDDHDNFFQIMPSELLSGPLATLWKTMNDNDTLRTVADRMVQVGNKIHEHLAEGGGGDTKTPAVVDKTIEFVDDSDQFFAFINLMDAHLPYHPPEEYAEEFAPGVDSTEVCQNSKEYNSGARDIDDEEWEALNGLYDAEIRHMDDQLDRLFSHLQETGQWEDTMVVVCADHGELLGEHDLYGHEFCIYDPLVNVPLMVKHPDVEPGRDEETTVELIDLYHSVLDATGVEGDGESLDEARSLLHADYREFAGSSSGRTGELDGVDRGDVGFVEYHQPVVELRQLEGKASGAGIELDTDSRFYSRMGAARTPDAKYIHNTRIPDEAYRLDEDAGEIDNVASSADEDGAIAAVRDALFAFVDSIDADWPDEADGADGEVLDDMDDEARDRLKDLGYID from the coding sequence ATGACCGACACGGACGGGACGAACGTGCTCTTCGTCGTCCTCGACACCGTCCGCAAGGACCACCTCTCCGTCTACGGCTACGAGGAGCCGACGACGCCCCACCTCGCCGAGTTCGCCGAGGAGGCCGCGGTCTTCGAGAACGCCGTCGCGCCCGCGCCGTGGACGCTCCCGGTCCACGCCTCGCTCTTTACGGGACTGTACCCCTCCGAACACGGCGCGACCCAGGAGACGCCCTACCTCGAAGGGGCCACGACGCTCGCCGAGTCCCTCTCCGCGGCGGGCTACGACACCGCCTGTTACTCCTCGAACGCCTGGATCACCTCCTACACGAACCTCACCGACGGCTTCGACGACCACGACAACTTCTTCCAGATCATGCCCAGCGAACTGCTCTCCGGCCCGCTGGCGACGCTCTGGAAGACGATGAACGACAACGACACCCTCCGCACCGTCGCCGACCGCATGGTCCAGGTCGGCAACAAGATCCACGAGCACCTCGCCGAGGGCGGTGGGGGCGACACGAAGACGCCCGCCGTCGTCGACAAGACCATCGAGTTCGTGGACGACTCTGACCAGTTCTTCGCCTTTATCAACCTGATGGACGCCCACCTGCCCTACCATCCTCCCGAGGAGTACGCCGAGGAGTTCGCCCCCGGCGTCGACTCCACCGAGGTGTGCCAGAACTCCAAGGAGTACAACTCAGGCGCCCGCGACATCGACGACGAGGAGTGGGAGGCGCTCAACGGCCTCTACGACGCCGAGATCCGCCACATGGACGACCAGCTCGACCGGCTGTTCTCCCACCTGCAGGAGACCGGCCAGTGGGAGGACACGATGGTCGTCGTCTGTGCGGACCACGGGGAATTGCTGGGCGAGCACGACCTCTACGGCCATGAGTTCTGCATCTACGACCCGCTGGTCAACGTCCCGCTGATGGTCAAGCATCCCGACGTCGAACCGGGGCGAGACGAGGAAACGACGGTCGAACTGATCGACCTCTATCACTCCGTGCTCGATGCCACCGGCGTCGAGGGCGACGGCGAGTCGCTGGACGAAGCCCGGTCGCTGCTGCACGCCGACTACCGGGAATTTGCCGGCAGCAGTTCGGGCCGCACCGGCGAACTCGACGGCGTGGACCGGGGGGACGTCGGTTTCGTCGAGTACCACCAGCCCGTCGTCGAGTTGCGCCAGCTCGAAGGGAAGGCCAGCGGTGCCGGCATCGAGCTCGATACGGACTCGCGCTTCTACTCGCGGATGGGCGCTGCCCGCACGCCCGACGCGAAGTACATCCACAACACCCGCATTCCCGACGAGGCCTATCGACTGGACGAGGACGCGGGAGAGATAGACAACGTCGCATCGTCGGCCGACGAAGACGGCGCCATCGCCGCCGTCCGCGACGCGCTGTTCGCGTTCGTCGATTCGATCGACGCCGACTGGCCCGACGAGGCCGACGGCGCGGACGGTGAGGTACTGGACGACATGGACGACGAGGCCAGGGACCGTCTGAAGGACCTTGGCTACATCGACTGA
- a CDS encoding NAD(P)/FAD-dependent oxidoreductase gives MSETTEYEVVVVGGGPAGLSAALYTTRLGHATAVVDRGGGRAAMMADTHNVIGVTEDISGMELLATAREQVESYGADWFEDYVESAEAVADGDENEERFRLETAAGEEILADRVVLATGFSDVRPDPPLPRTGAGLHYCLHCDAYMFVDESVYVMGHGDSAAYVAMIMLNFADNVDLLLRGDEPTWSEETGELLRAHPVDVVESDVTGVNNGEDGWLESLEFADGSVREYRGGFAMYGSEYNTDLAEQLECELNDDGTVAVADHGKTSVEGVYAVGDLTPGHNQVPIAMAEGAEAGIDVHMDIRTYPMSLEDIEGSSVDEGDVPAVPEQIREAAQKRE, from the coding sequence ATGAGCGAGACGACGGAGTACGAGGTAGTGGTCGTCGGGGGCGGCCCGGCCGGCCTGTCGGCGGCGCTGTACACCACCCGGCTGGGCCACGCGACGGCGGTCGTCGACCGGGGCGGTGGCCGCGCCGCGATGATGGCCGACACGCACAACGTCATCGGCGTCACCGAGGACATCTCCGGAATGGAACTGCTCGCCACCGCGCGCGAGCAGGTCGAGAGCTACGGCGCCGACTGGTTCGAGGACTACGTCGAGTCGGCCGAGGCGGTGGCGGACGGGGACGAGAACGAAGAGCGGTTCCGCCTGGAGACCGCCGCCGGCGAGGAGATACTGGCCGACCGCGTCGTCCTGGCGACCGGGTTCTCGGACGTCCGGCCCGACCCGCCGCTCCCCCGGACCGGCGCGGGCCTGCACTACTGTCTCCACTGTGACGCCTACATGTTCGTCGACGAGTCGGTGTACGTGATGGGCCACGGGGATTCGGCCGCCTACGTCGCCATGATCATGCTCAACTTCGCCGACAACGTCGACTTGCTCCTCCGGGGCGACGAGCCCACCTGGAGCGAGGAGACGGGCGAACTCCTCCGGGCCCACCCAGTCGACGTCGTCGAATCGGACGTCACGGGCGTGAACAACGGCGAGGACGGCTGGCTGGAGTCCCTGGAGTTCGCAGACGGGAGCGTCCGGGAGTACCGCGGCGGGTTCGCGATGTACGGCTCCGAGTACAACACCGACCTGGCCGAACAGCTGGAGTGTGAGCTGAACGACGACGGCACCGTCGCCGTCGCCGACCACGGCAAGACCAGCGTCGAGGGCGTCTACGCCGTCGGCGACCTCACGCCCGGTCACAACCAGGTTCCCATCGCGATGGCCGAGGGCGCCGAGGCCGGCATCGACGTCCACATGGACATCCGGACCTATCCGATGTCGCTCGAGGATATCGAGGGATCGAGCGTCGACGAGGGAGACGTCCCGGCGGTCCCCGAGCAGATCCGTGAGGCGGCACAGAAGCGGGAGTAA